The window GAAAGAGTCTGATTTTGAATAGTATTTAATTCGCATATACTAAGGAGATCATCCAAGGGAGGGAAAGTTTGGCCTTCTTGATGAGAATAAGAAGCCTGTAAAATAAAGTCTCTCACAGTAAAACTTGGAAGGGAGGACGCCTTTTGAGGAACATAAGCGATTTCACAAGCTCGTTGATTTTCATTCATTTTACTGATGTTTTTATTATCAATGGTGATCGTACCTTTTTCAACTTTGCTAAGGCCGCAAATTTGCTTAAGTAAAGTTGTCTTGCCAGCGCCATTGGGGCCGAGGACACAAGTGATGGTGTTTGGCTCTAAACTAAAATTGATGTCTTTTAGTATGGTTTTACCCTCTATTGAGTAAGAAAGGTTTGTCGTGTTTAGCATACTTAATTCAGTTTGTTTAGTAAATTGAGTAATTTCATTTCATTAGGGTAATCTTGTAAAGCTCGTTCTATTCTTGAATGAGCCATATCGGGGCTTTCATTAAATATATAGAGCTCAATTAATTGAATGTTGTTTTTAAGATTATTTTCTAAAATAATGAGTTTCTCAGCTAAAACTATGGCCTGGTCAAATTTTTTCTCATGAGTTAATTCTTTTATATATACATTAATATAAGGAATGATCTCCTTGCTGGCACCTAAACGGTTACGTAATTGACGTTGCAGTACTTTTTGTTTTTCACTGTACAAACTACTTGAATCCGCTTGTACTAAAGCTGCTTCTTGATCTAGTTGGGCTATTTTAAGTTTGCTATTGATCTGGAAAATAAACACAATGATTGAAAGAATGAGAAGTGAAACGACAAGTCCAAGACGTTGATGTCGAATAAAAAGTAATTTAAGTAAACGTATCTGACTAGCACCCTCGGCGTCCGTGGCATAACCATTAATCCAGTTTTCTAAGTCGTGCTTCAGGTGACTCGCTTTTTGGTAGCGCTTTTCAGGATTGACTTCCATGGCCTTTTGGATAACAGCTTCAAGAGAACTGGGAACAATAAAATCTTTACTTTTATTCAGGGAT is drawn from Lentisphaera araneosa HTCC2155 and contains these coding sequences:
- a CDS encoding ABC transporter ATP-binding protein, giving the protein MLNTTNLSYSIEGKTILKDINFSLEPNTITCVLGPNGAGKTTLLKQICGLSKVEKGTITIDNKNISKMNENQRACEIAYVPQKASSLPSFTVRDFILQASYSHQEGQTFPPLDDLLSICELNTIQNQTLSTLSGGEMQRTLFASALYQASPLILLDEVTAGLDPAHHDSICQLIQQTRESHKLTYLWVTHDINRALMYADRILILKNGELIFDDNPQSLKDGRFLSQVFDKQFKVLTDDEGQKYLI